The DNA region GGGGTAAAGGACATGACAAAGGGATCAAAGTTCTTCTCATAAAGTCCGACTTCAAAAAAGCTAGAATTGTAGAAGAGTCGAGAGCTGAAGGAGAATACTTCTGGGATACAAAGAGAAGTTGGGGAGAACTCATCAAGTTCTCTGTAAAGCTTGATAATTCTCAATCTCATGAGAAAGAGATGTTAGCGAGAATGCAAAGAGCGTTTAATCATCTTGCCTATCTTGCTAAAGAAAATCCAGCATGCACAACAACTCATGGTGAGCCATTTTAATCTAAGGTGAGTCAATCTAAACTAAACGAGTATTTGATCTCTTAAATTTATCATCACATACTCGATTAATAAATGTCTGAATGATCTTCTCATAGAGAAGATCTTTCTCTACCTTATCTTCGATTCCTGAATCAATATTTGGGTTGTCATTAATCTCTACGATATAGACATTTCCATCAGCATCTTCTTTTAAATCGACTCCATAAAGTCCATTTCCTATTATGCTCGTTGAATCGAGGGCGGCTTTAATGACCTCTCTAGGAACTTCATAAAGTGGAAGAGTTTCCGACTTCCCTGAAAAACTTCGATTGTTTATTCCCTTACTATGATTGTAAATCTGCCAGTGTCCCTGACTCATATAATACTTACAAGCATATATTGGTTCATTATTTAAAACGCCAATTCTCCAATCGTAAATTGTCTTCATAAATTTCTGAACCAGAACTAAAGAGGAATGAGAGAACATTTCATTTAAGATATCTTCTAACTGTTCTTTATTATCAGCTTTTTTTACACCTAAAGAAAAAGAGCCATCAGGAATTTTACAAATGAGAGGAAAACCGTAGTTATCGATAATCTCTTGTAATTCCTCCTCTTTATCTTTGATGATATAAGAACCAGGAATCGTTTTAATTTTCTTTTTCTCGAGACTATTATTGATGAAAATTTTATTTGTACATTTAACAATAGAATCCGAATCATCTATTGTGACAAGCCCTTCAATTTCTGCATTCTTTACGAAATTATAAGTAAAATTACTAATAGAAGTTGTTGTTCTAACAAAGAGAGCATCGAATTCATTTATTCGAGGGAGATCCTCTTCTGTGATAAACTCACAAAAAACATCAAGCTTTTTGCAGGCCTTCTCAAATTTCTTTAAGGCCTTTTCATCAGATGGTGGCAATTGTTCATCTTTAGTAATGAGAATTCCAAGATCGCAAACATATTTCTTTCTACTCTTTGGAGTACGCCAAAGTTTATTACTAAAGTGATCAATTTTTGATGCGAAGAAGTCTTCCATCTTAGGATCAAGCTTATTTAAAGAAACAATTTTCAAAGATTGAATCGCCCAGCTCATCTCATTAAACTCGAATTCAATTTCTAGCAGAGGAACTGGAAAAATTTGAAAAATCTCTTTTGTTATTGAATTAAGCTTCTTATTTTCAACCTGACCAAAGACAGACAAAAGATTAAATGACTTTGTTCCATCAGAAACAAGTTCTTTTAAAGCGTTATCAACTCTATGGGATAAATGATCAACATCTCCAATATAGAGAGATTTCACACTAAGATCATTCATTGTTTTAATTGAAGGTAGTGATTTGTGTCCTCTGGCCTCTGCGATCATAGAACAATAGTGGCCAAGAGAAAGATAACTGGAATCAATACAAAGATTAATGACCTGGGCCTTTTTCAAGTCTCGGTATTTCTTAGAAAAGAGATAATCCTGTGCAGAAATAACCTGGTCAGTAGGATAATATGGATTCCATTTGCTTAAATCATCTAATATAATAAAAAGCTGAGTTGATTCGTTTTCTTTCATAGGCCCCTTATCCGGCGGAGAACAAGATATGATAGATCCAAAGCTAATTTTCCGCAAGGCTAAACAGCATGATCTTGATGAACTCATACGTTTAGAAGAAATGTGCTTTACTGGAGACCGTCTCTCTAGAAAAAGCTTTTTATCCTTCATAAAGAATTCCAAAGACGATCTTATTGTTGTTGAGTCAGACAATTCGATTCTTGGCTATGCACTAACTTTATATAAGAAAGGCTCCTCTTTAGCTCGTCTCTACTCTATTGCCATTTCTCCCAATCATTCGGGCCTAGGAATAGGTAAACAACTTCTCGATTTTATTGAAACTTGTGCAAGAAAAAGAAAGGCTGCCTATATGAGACTGGAGGTAGCCTCGAAAAACCTCGCGGCACAAGGACTATATCAAAAGATGGGTTATTATCTTTTTAATATTAAAAAAGGATATTATGAATCCAATGACGACGCTCTATGCTTTGAGAAAAAGTTAACTTCTTCTCCAAATAGGGAACTTCGAGATGTTCAATACTACCCTCAAACTACAGAGTTCACTTGCGGACCATCCTCTTTAATGATGGCCATGAGTACTTTTGATAGTACTCTTAAATTAAGCCAGCGCCTAGAGCTTCAGCTATGGAGAGAGGCAACGACAATTTTTATGCTTAGTGGCCACGGTGGCTGCGGACCAAGAGGTCTTGCTCTAGCGGCAGCAAAGCGAGGCTTTGAAGTCGATATTTTTATCAGCACGAAAGACTATCTCTTTATCAATAGCGTTCGAAGTGAAAAGAAAAGAGAGGTCATGAAACTCGTTCAAAATGACTTTGATGAGCAACTCAAACAATATGACGTTTCAGTGAAAACAAAGAAGGTAAGCTTTGATCTCGTCTCAAAGATCATCAAAGATGGTGGAATCCCTCTCGTTTTAATTTCATCTTATCTGCTAACCGGAACAAAGACTCCACATTGGATTGTCATCTCTGGTGCCGATGATCATTTCATCTATTTTCATGATCCAGATTTAGATGAAGGTCATTCTAGTTTAGAGAATGAGCATATTCCGATTCGTAAAGATGAGTTCAACAAGGTATGTAAGTATGGCTCTTCGGCGCTACAATCTATCGTTGTTCTAAGAAAAAAGGGAAATTAATTTTAATCTAACCCCTCAGCATACTTTCCAAGTCCAAGAGCAACAGATTGAAAGGCCTCACTCATAACAATTTTATCTCGACCAAATATCTTGATAAGATAATCTTGAATAAGGGGCATTTGTCCTGTTCCACCTGTAATGCGAACTTGATCAACATTGCTATATTCAAGTCCTGATTGAGAAAAGACTTTTTCCATTGCTTTAAAGATATCTGAGAGTTCTCCCTCTACTGACTCTTCAAATTGAACTTTTGAAATTGGCATTTCAATCTTAATACCTGGATGAGAAAATTGATAAACACTTTGCTCATTCTTTCCAAGTTCTATTTTAGACTTTTCAATTTTTGCATAAACAGGATATCCCAAATCTTCTTCCACAAGACAAAAGAGCTGAGAGATATAGCGTTGATCTTCTCCTTGCATTGTCCATTGTTCAATTTCTTTTAGAAATTCCCAAGTGTCTCTTTCCTTTAAAAAAGAAATATGCGCGGGATTTGAAAGTTTTCCTAAAAGTCTTCTTGGAAAACCTAGAGTATTGTTTCCTATGGGTGTCTTATATTGGATGTCTTTTCCAAAATGAGTTGAGACAAAATTTCTCATTACGCGACCATCAATTGCATCTCCTGCGACAAAAACTCCGGAGAGCCCTTGAACATCATCTTTAGAAAACTGATCTTTTCCTACTTTTAAAAGTGTAAAATCGGATGTTCCCCCTCCAAAGTCGCACACGAGAATCAACTTCTCTTGAATATCTTTCCCTCCGCTTAGTCCAGCAGCAATTGGTTCTGCACAAAATTCAATACGCTTAAACCCTGCTAACTCAGCGGCGCTTCTCATGCGATCCTCAGCTAATTGATCTTTTTCAAGATCGAGAGAATAAA from Halobacteriovorax sp. GB3 includes:
- a CDS encoding RimK family protein produces the protein MKENESTQLFIILDDLSKWNPYYPTDQVISAQDYLFSKKYRDLKKAQVINLCIDSSYLSLGHYCSMIAEARGHKSLPSIKTMNDLSVKSLYIGDVDHLSHRVDNALKELVSDGTKSFNLLSVFGQVENKKLNSITKEIFQIFPVPLLEIEFEFNEMSWAIQSLKIVSLNKLDPKMEDFFASKIDHFSNKLWRTPKSRKKYVCDLGILITKDEQLPPSDEKALKKFEKACKKLDVFCEFITEEDLPRINEFDALFVRTTTSISNFTYNFVKNAEIEGLVTIDDSDSIVKCTNKIFINNSLEKKKIKTIPGSYIIKDKEEELQEIIDNYGFPLICKIPDGSFSLGVKKADNKEQLEDILNEMFSHSSLVLVQKFMKTIYDWRIGVLNNEPIYACKYYMSQGHWQIYNHSKGINNRSFSGKSETLPLYEVPREVIKAALDSTSIIGNGLYGVDLKEDADGNVYIVEINDNPNIDSGIEDKVEKDLLYEKIIQTFINRVCDDKFKRSNTRLV
- a CDS encoding GNAT family N-acetyltransferase/peptidase C39 family protein; the protein is MIDPKLIFRKAKQHDLDELIRLEEMCFTGDRLSRKSFLSFIKNSKDDLIVVESDNSILGYALTLYKKGSSLARLYSIAISPNHSGLGIGKQLLDFIETCARKRKAAYMRLEVASKNLAAQGLYQKMGYYLFNIKKGYYESNDDALCFEKKLTSSPNRELRDVQYYPQTTEFTCGPSSLMMAMSTFDSTLKLSQRLELQLWREATTIFMLSGHGGCGPRGLALAAAKRGFEVDIFISTKDYLFINSVRSEKKREVMKLVQNDFDEQLKQYDVSVKTKKVSFDLVSKIIKDGGIPLVLISSYLLTGTKTPHWIVISGADDHFIYFHDPDLDEGHSSLENEHIPIRKDEFNKVCKYGSSALQSIVVLRKKGN
- a CDS encoding Hsp70 family protein — protein: MWYAIDFGTSNSLLSFVEKGESSKLINLENNAPVLRSIIFTPSKGEYFFGAEAIDEYQDLGGEGRFFRSLKKFLPEPSFKGTEVFGKRMKIEELIAVFLRELKTRADKETGHQVTNVVLGRPALYSLDLEKDQLAEDRMRSAAELAGFKRIEFCAEPIAAGLSGGKDIQEKLILVCDFGGGTSDFTLLKVGKDQFSKDDVQGLSGVFVAGDAIDGRVMRNFVSTHFGKDIQYKTPIGNNTLGFPRRLLGKLSNPAHISFLKERDTWEFLKEIEQWTMQGEDQRYISQLFCLVEEDLGYPVYAKIEKSKIELGKNEQSVYQFSHPGIKIEMPISKVQFEESVEGELSDIFKAMEKVFSQSGLEYSNVDQVRITGGTGQMPLIQDYLIKIFGRDKIVMSEAFQSVALGLGKYAEGLD